A genomic region of Botrytis cinerea B05.10 chromosome 9, complete sequence contains the following coding sequences:
- the Bcatp5 gene encoding Bcatp5, producing the protein MLSSRTLLRAQKAAGAPRVLTQAVRNYAAPAAVDSKPPVALYGVDGTYASALYTAASKTSTLDSVARSLQSLHNVFQKDAKLATIMQAPTLSAADKSQIIQELQKHTGGQDKGDTVKNFLETLAENNRLALLKGVCEKFGELMGAARGEIELTVTSASQLDSKTLNRLESAVAKSQYVGQGKKLKVTNKVNPDVLGGLIVEIGDRTIDLSVSNRIAKMNKLLTDAL; encoded by the exons ATGCTTTCGAGTCGAACTCTTCTCCGCGCCCAAAAGGCAGCTGGCGCCCCAAGGGTCTTGACCCAGGCTGTCCGAAATTATGCGGCTCCTGCTGCCGTGGATAGCAAGCCCCCAGTCGCTTTGTATGGTGTCGATGGTACATATGCTAGTGCTTTG TACACCGCAGCCAGCAAGACCTCGACTCTCGACAGCGTTGCCCGCTCTCTCCAATCCCTCCACAACGTCTTCCAGAAAGATGCTAAGCTCGCTACCATCATGCAAGCACCCACTCTCTCTGCAGCCGACAAGTCTCAAATCATCCAGGAGCTCCAAAAACACACCGGTGGTCAAGATAAGGGTGATACCGTCAAGAACTTCTTGGAAACTTTGGCCGAGAACAATAGATTGGCACTTTTGAAGGGAGTTTGTGAGAAGTTTGGAGAGTTGATGGGTGCTGCCAGAGGTGAAATTGAATTGACTGTTACCAGCGCTTCG CAATTAGATTCCAAAACCCTCAACCGTCTCGAATCTGCTGTCGCTAAATCCCAATACGTCGGTCAAGGCAAGAAGCTTAAGGTTACCAACAAG GTCAACCCCGACGTCCTCGGAGGACTCATTGTCGAAATCGGCGACCGAACCATTGATCTCAGCGTCTCAAACCGTATCGCCAAGATGAACAAGTTACTCACTGATGCTTTGTAA
- the Bcmob1 gene encoding Bcmob1: MTSFITTVNQRTRNQFRPRNAHKGTTSYQLRQYAEATLGGGSLRKVVKLPEGEDENEWLAVNMVDFYNHINLLYGSITEFCSPQSCPEMKATDEFEYLWQDNENFKRPTKMPAPTYIEHLMAWVQASIDNETVFPSRIGVPFPKGFSTMIKQVFKRMYRVYAHIYCHHYPVIRELGLEAHLNTSFKHYVLFIDEHDLASGKDFWGPLGDLVDSMLRTD; encoded by the exons ATGACTTCCTTCATCACCACCGT TAATCAACGTACACGAAACCAATTTCGACCACGAAATGCGCATAAAGGCACAACGAGCTACCAATTGCGACAATATGCCGAAGCAACACTTGGGGGTGGTAGTCTGAGGAAGGTTGTCAAACTGCCAGAAGGTGAAGACGAGAATGAGTGGCTTGCAGTCAACA TGGTGGATTTTTACAACCATATAAATTTACTGTACGGTTCAATTACAGAGTTTTGCTCTCCACAATCCTGCCCCGAGATGAAGGCTACGGATGA GTTCGAATATCTCTGGCAAGACAACGAGAATTTCAAACGGCCAACCAAGATGCCTGCGCCGACTTATATTGAACATTTGATGGCCTGGGTCCAAGCCAGTATTGACAATGAAACTGTTTTCCCAAGTAGAATTG GTGTCCCCTTTCCAAAAGGCTTCTCAACCATGATCAAGCAAGTCTTCAAGAGAATGTACCGAGTCTATGCCCATATCTACTGTCATCATTACCCTGTTATTCGTGAACTTGGGTTAGAGGCCCATCTTAATACAAGTTTCAAGCATTATGTTCTCTTCATAGATGAACACGATCTTGCAAGCGGCAAAGACTTTTGGGGACCTCTGGGTGATCTCGTCGACAGTATGCTCAGGACCGATtag
- the Bcmob1 gene encoding Bcmob1 codes for MTSFITTVNSNQRTRNQFRPRNAHKGTTSYQLRQYAEATLGGGSLRKVVKLPEGEDENEWLAVNMVDFYNHINLLYGSITEFCSPQSCPEMKATDEFEYLWQDNENFKRPTKMPAPTYIEHLMAWVQASIDNETVFPSRIGVPFPKGFSTMIKQVFKRMYRVYAHIYCHHYPVIRELGLEAHLNTSFKHYVLFIDEHDLASGKDFWGPLGDLVDSMLRTD; via the exons ATGACTTCCTTCATCACCACCGT TAATAGTAATCAACGTACACGAAACCAATTTCGACCACGAAATGCGCATAAAGGCACAACGAGCTACCAATTGCGACAATATGCCGAAGCAACACTTGGGGGTGGTAGTCTGAGGAAGGTTGTCAAACTGCCAGAAGGTGAAGACGAGAATGAGTGGCTTGCAGTCAACA TGGTGGATTTTTACAACCATATAAATTTACTGTACGGTTCAATTACAGAGTTTTGCTCTCCACAATCCTGCCCCGAGATGAAGGCTACGGATGA GTTCGAATATCTCTGGCAAGACAACGAGAATTTCAAACGGCCAACCAAGATGCCTGCGCCGACTTATATTGAACATTTGATGGCCTGGGTCCAAGCCAGTATTGACAATGAAACTGTTTTCCCAAGTAGAATTG GTGTCCCCTTTCCAAAAGGCTTCTCAACCATGATCAAGCAAGTCTTCAAGAGAATGTACCGAGTCTATGCCCATATCTACTGTCATCATTACCCTGTTATTCGTGAACTTGGGTTAGAGGCCCATCTTAATACAAGTTTCAAGCATTATGTTCTCTTCATAGATGAACACGATCTTGCAAGCGGCAAAGACTTTTGGGGACCTCTGGGTGATCTCGTCGACAGTATGCTCAGGACCGATtag